The sequence atatatatacacaaatatatatatatatgtttgatTAATGATTAGACAATCATTAGACTTATTTGGACAAAGCAGCAGGGGAGTAACTTTGCTGGTTGGTGCCCGTTGAAGCTAGTGTtagagctgggctgggctgggctctggTTGGTGCCCGTTGAAGCTAGTGTtagagctgggctgggctgggctctggTTGGTGCCCGTTGAAGCTAGTGTtagagctgggctgggctgggctcttCCAAGTATGGAGGGCCAGACTAAGGCCTTATTAGAGAGCAGGGAAGGACACTGCTGTCCTCTTCTCAATGCTACTGCAATGACGGAGTGCATGTTTAGTGAGCTCtaaaggaggggggggatcaAGAAGCAGTCTGCAGTGGTTCTGTGGAACTAGGGAaatacagggggggggggggggtaagagttGATTCACATTGATTATAAAAACAGATTCACTGCTGGATTTGCTTCCGGATAGATCATTGTGGGCGTACGACCCTGTTGCATAAACATGTAGCATCAGAGCTGGCAGACGATTGACAAGATACGGGCATACACATCACAGAGAATGACAGGTGAAGTTAGCAGACATGACCGCTCAGCCCTCTGAGGCCGGGGCTAATGGGGATGGAGACTTGACAAGCAGCGGCAGCGGCGGCAGTAACAGCAACATGGGGGGGGGATGACCGTCATAACTTATTCATTAAACTGCAGAAATATATGACTGGGCAAAAACACCATCCAGGCTTGGCTCATTTATAGCCCTGAGGCTAACCTCAAGCGCAGGGTGTAGAGGCACTGGGCCTAGTCTGGAAAGATGACGCGCAGTGTGAAAGGTTTTACGCTGGGCTGGGAGTAGTGATGAGATGGGCTGCTGATGGGATGGCAAGGggaggcggggcgggggggggggggggggggggggggtagagcagGCAGGCTAAACGAACAGACCAGCTCAACAGTTTCAGAATGGAGCCCATTCACCTTGAATACTGGTGCGGAACCTGCACAGGAAAGGCTTTCAAAAGTAAATCATGAGGCTTTTTCCAGCTATGCCCTTGCCCATTCATTCAGCCAGATATAGATGATATGAGATAGAGGATCATAACGGGACCTAACGACGCCACTGCCTTAGCATGCAGCTCGTTTATGGCGCTAGATGGATATATTGCGGACAAGACCACAATCCCAATCATATACTTTGCAAGCAGCTCAACAACGTTCCCCTGAAACAAGTAGCCATGTTAGAAGTTAATGGCGCCACGCACAATACAAAATTAAAATGATAGGTTATGCGGTCGAATCAATCTAATAGCAAAATCAAGGATACCAGTGTCAAAAGTGAGAATTGGGCCACATGCAAAGCGTACGGCACAGCAGCCATTGAGACAGAGCAGGAAAACACGGCACGAGGAGAAGAGATCTCTAGGGATACCAACCTCCAACATTAAAAGGCTATGTCTGATATAAATTGAGTCACCCTCAATTCTCCTAGCTCTTTTCTGTGAAAAACGAAAGAAcaaacaagacaaacaaaacaaagtgtGGGTTTTCAGAGATTTCCATGCGTGACATGGCAGTGTGTCACGACCTGGACATGCATGGTTACTGTTTAGCACACGGACGTGCACTAGGGTAGAGTAAAGTCGAGTTGTCAGCATGCAGGGGCCTCAGGGAACCCAGGGGGGCCCCCAGAGAACAGGAAGGAACCCTAGGTGAGCAAGGCAGGAGACCTGGAGTCCTCTAACTACAGTCGGTGTTAAGACGGCATTCAGAAGAGTGCAGCGGCGACAGTAACAGCCCTCGGAAAATAAACATAAGTCGTCATCTACAACAGTTCAAAACCTCAAACCAGTCACGGGTGAAACGGACATTCCACGGTTTTCAAACGTGCGATGACCCATTTCGAAAACCTCTTCCGAAGATCATTCAACACAGGCTTAAGTCACATCCTGTGCCTTAAAAACACGAAGCACTGTTCTAATGGTTTGTCTACACggcaaaaggggggggggggaggagagggtgaagatTAGTCTGACGGATGGACAGGAGGAGTCGCGTCAGGATGAGGGGATGGAGACACGATGGAACTAAAGCACAGCCGGGACTGAGGTATCTGACCTTGCGCATGCGAACCTGCTCCGTGCTCGTGTCCTCAGACTAGCGTTCCCCCggggggcgggagaggggagagaaggacacaCGTTAGCATCCTCCGCCAGCTTCGAGCCGCCGGCTGCACGCTACGCTCGGAGGCGTTTACGTGCGTGAAGGCCCCCCCGAGTCTGACACTAACCTGAGGCCAAGTCTCCCCATTGGTGGTGGCTGTTACCGTGGAGAcagcctctctctgctgcctccccGCTGCTGTCTACAGCAGCAAGAGAGACAGGTCACACTCAGACACAAGGAGGACCGGGCTACACTCAAACACCTCAGAAAGGGGCCGTCCTTGCGATAGCCACAGACTGGCAAGTGGACACACTTTGTACTAATCAAACTATCTAATCAACCTACCTCAAAGTACTGTTACTCGTAGCCAGTAACTACACGCTAAATACTCTCTGTAGGTAATTCGCTGTATCCAACATGCAAAGACAACAGTTATGCAACGGTATGTTGTACTACAATTTTATTTGATAGTCATTGGCGCTTTAACGCTTCAGGCCAGTGTGTATGCGGGGGAGAAAGTGAGATCCATGAAGGGGTGCAGCTGCTGTACCTTGACCTCGCCGTCTGGTCTGGAAGGCTCCACGGCCTCTACGGTGACCtccagcttcctgtcctccgGGCGTCCGGGCCTGCTGATGGGGGTGGAGGTCTGGGGCTGCTCCAGGGGGGTCATGGGGATGCCGGCCTCCATTAGGGCGGCCTGGGAGAAGACCGGGGCGCTGACGGGGCGGGCGCCTCGCTGGGTGCTCACCACTGGGgggcagagagacggagggggagaggggtgagggtggaggaatggagaggcCGTGTCGGGGCGGCGGGGGAGGGGCAGTCCACGCGCGTGGGACTGTCCCGGCCCACTGAGAGGCGGTCCGGTTtgagcgcgcgcgcgcacagACGGAGGGTCACGACATCTTACCTCATGTTGACCCCTCAGCGCACATACGGGGCCCGCGGAAGCATACTGTACCTTCTCAGCCTCGCGGGCGCCGGAACGTTCCGTTTGAGGGAGGCTAGCGAGTGGAGAAAGGAGTGAGCTGGAAGCAGGTGCCCACAGTTGGGTGGGCAGCACGGCATGGTCAGCACTTCTGTCTCAACCACGGACGCACGCAGAGAAGTTGTCGTGACCCACTGAGTTAAATAGCACAAGCCTGAGTGTGGTGAGTCAATGTTCCTACGGCAGGCTAAAAATTAATTCAACAGTTCTTCAATGAGCAGGGCAAAGCATTCACCCCAAAAGGTCATGGGAATCATTCATGCCGAAGAATAATTCAGAAGACCAATTGAGATATTTTGGTTTTAATGTTTAGCTTAAGAtcgtttttttgttattttgcaGCAAAGCAATGGTCACAACGAACTCAAGAGAGTTGGGTACCTGAGTCAACATCCAGCAAAACAAACCAGTCAtccaccacctctctctgtgcttgTGGCTGCCTTTCTTCCAGAATTCTCTTCTCTAACATTGGTCTCTTCTCATCAGGCGCTGTAAGTCTGGGCTCTATGGTTGGAGCTTTGACCATAGGTGGAATGTCTGGGGAAATCTGCAAGCGCTTTTGTACAgctattgaaaaaaaaaaaaaaaaaaaaattctcagtGGACGAATCAGTGGATATGAATGATAGGTTACATGTTAAACAAATGATGAAGAATACAATATACCTAGTCACCATCATTCATACTCTGTTTTTATTACGGGATGACAGGCCTTAGAATGTTAGAATGTTCTCATGGTTTCCATGTGGAGCCGACTGATCGGGAAGGATTCTGAGGGTGTCGCTAGGAATACCTGATTCTTCGAGGGCAACTTCCAGCAAGATAAACCAATCGTCTTCCACATCCCTCTGGGGCTGAGGTACCCTCTGTGTGGGTATCTCCTGCGGTATCTCCTCTACTGTGGTGACAGTCTCCCGCACTCGCTGCTCTAGGGTTCGAACTCCGGCAGTATAGCCAGGTCTGACTTCACTCACTGCACAGAAACAGCAAGGTCAGACTGAACCATTCTGAAGAACCGATGTGCTGACGAAGATTCAAAATGCTGCTTTTATGAAAAGACTTTGGGGGGTGGATTGGGTTTCGGGGTGTTGATATTTAAACTGAATAATACATTTGTGTTTGATTAAAACATTTAAGACAATGTCTTAAAGCAATATAACAATATATGAGAGCCACAGTCAACTTTGGGATAGTGGGAGGTACCTTCAGGAATCCTAGGAGGTTCCTCGCGGATAGCGTTGAGGAGCACAAACCaatcatctccctcctctctttctacaGGTGGTGTTCTCTGCACCGCCACGACCTCAGGCTGATAGCTTTCCACGCCCACCagcaccttctcctccttccacccAGTCTCCTCAATCACCAACGTTCTCTCCTCCACAACCTCTCGTGCTGCTGCGAAGGCATAACGGATTAGTGTTGCTGAGGAAAAGAGACGAGGTGAATCGCTGAAGAAAATAAATGGAAGTCAAATCCTAGCACCTGGGACAAAGGTCATCGTCTCCACGGGAACACGGTCCAACAGGATAAACCAATCATCATCCACTTCTCTAGGTGTTGGTTGGGATACAACCCTCTGCTCCAGCTGAATGGTCTCTTCCACTATCTGCACTCTCCTGATTGGCTGTACGTCTACTGGCCCCATCTCATGCTGGACACTCACTACAGCTGGAACCACAGCTGGTGCAACGGcttcaaaaaacaacaacaatcgaCTTATCGGAAACACGGCGAAACCACAACAACAAGCGAGCCAGGAGTCATGTTGCCACAAGCTTTTCATGAACCTCAGATGCTAAGATCCCGTCAATTTACTGGAGGCCAATTAGGGCGAAAGCGTTGAACTGTAGAATACCTGATACTTTAGGTGCAACATCCAGTAGCACAAACCAGtcatcctccagctctctcagaGGCTGCGGTGGTCCAGTCTCCTGGGGCCGGGCCAGAGGAGGGGCCACAGTCTCTTGAGGCAAACTCTCCACTTCTACCGTGGCTACTCTTGGTTCTGGTTCTATGGTTGACACGACCACACGCTCATCCAGACCAACTGATAAACAAGTAGAGAACAGCTTTCAGATGCGGCAGGGCGAAATGTAGGGTTGTTGCTAGGATGCTCGCTAGGGAAAACCGATATGCTGATTCGTCACATTTGAGCCATAAAGAAAAAAGCTTTTGGTCTAGTTATAGATGCTTGGGTTTGGAGATAAGGGGGCTGTACTGTTTTTCCCAAACCAGGTGAATGAGACCCGTGTTTTGCAATAAGTTCCGTTGTATTAGCAAATGTTACCTGGTGGGGACACAGATGCTTCGTCACGGAAAGCCTCAAACAGAACAAACCAGtcgtctccttccctcctctcagtTGGGGGAGACCTCTGGACTGGTGGAGACTCAGTTTGGAAGCTCTCGTCTACAATTTGCGCCTTCTTCAGTATTGTCTTCTCTATGGTGACCGTCTCCACCACGGAGACGGTCTCAGTCACAACTCGAGAGACCTGAACGCGTTCCTCAGGAACGACTAAACAGAATCATAAACAAAACGTCATACTTCTGTATTCTGTTAGTCAGcaggccaaacacacacatgctggttAGGCTTTGGAGACTTGAGGTGATGGGTTAAGTTTATCATGTTGAGAATCGGGATGGAAAGCAATGCTTTAGATACTGGGAGGTGAGATACATGGAGGTACGATAATCAGTTCTCTGGGAACCACATCCGACAGGACGAACCATCAAATACGGGCAATGGGCTGACAGCAATGAGCACAAGCACAGAAAACTGGTGTTCTGGTGAATGGCGAGGCAGAGCAAGGGATTATGGGAATTATACCTGGAGGTACATAAACCGGTTCCTCAGGAACAACATCCACCAATTCAAACCAGTCGtcatctctctctaccactgGCTGGGACCGGGTCGTTTCTAGAACAAGTGTGTCCTCTTCTTCTTGTAACTTGATCTCTTTAACCAcaacttctctcctctcttcaaccACCCTAGAGATGGCGTCTTCTGTGACACGCTCCACCGAAGCAACTAGTGCACAGAGAATTAGAATCCTTAAACACAACACAGGGGCAACTGAGGAGCATTTGTGTAGAAAGCACACTGTAGCTTCTGTTTAGGAGCCATGCGAAGCATAGTAATACCTGGAGGTACATATGATGGTTCTCTTGGAATCACATCCAATGGCACAAACCAGTCATCTTCCATCTCCCTCACTGGTTGTGGATGGATCATTTCTGGCCTGGCCTGCTCTTGcggtatttctctctcttcagtgacaacttctcttctctcctctcgtctctcaaTGACGTTCACCTCAGTTAGTGTTGAGATAGTGTCTTCTGCGACAGGCTCCACCAGTGCAGCTAATACAAAGAAACAGGATCTTCACAATCCAGCTATCGTACAACGCTGATGCTAAACGGCAAGCACCGGACAGTGGCTATTTTAGAGGCATGAAGAAGCGCAGCAGGGTCATAGAGTCGTACCTGGGGCTACGTGTGTTAGCTCTCGGCTAACAACATCCAGTAACACAAACCAATCGTCTTCCATCGCTCTCAGAGGCAGCGGCGGTGCGATTTCAGACGGACGCCTCTCTGCCGGCTTTTGTAGCTCAATCACCTCAACGGTCACCTCTCTTGTCTCCGCCTCTAACTCCTCCATCATAGAGACGGTTTTTTTTGGAGAGACCCGAACACGCTGATCCACAGACACTGATGAAAACGAGATGCAGAACCCGGAGGTATGAGAGCACAAAATGGCTGTTGGCAATTAGCATACAATGCACAAGGGAGGTGTAGTTCTTTGGTCTGGACAAAGCGACCACGGGCAGGGATTACATCTGCTTTACCTGATGGCATTACAGATCTGGGAACAACACCAAGCAGGATAAACCAGTCGTCGACTCTCTGAGGCAGCGTCTGGGCTGGTTTCTCCTGCATCTCTTCCAGCTCAAGCTGTATCTCTTCAGCTAcaacctcccttctctcctctgtctgctcAGCGGTCGTCACGTCAGTCCCAGCAGAGGGGCTGACCGCAGGATGTCTCTGAGCACCCTGCTCAAATGATGCTAAAACAAACGCACACCAAATTCCAGAAGACCGTCGGCTACATGGTCACTGGAGTTATCCATAGCCAAAAACGAGTACTTTGTAATACTAGTTATATTTAATGACAGTTCATTCTATAGCAGCTAAATCAAGAGGTTTGGTTAGTTTTTGCAGAGGGTGTGCCTGTTAGCAATTTATATAAGCCAGTGTTTGGAGAGAGGGGTAAAGCTGGTATTTCCTAAAAGGAATCTGTGAAAACAGCTTCAAGCAAACAAGAGGCACAAACCTGGAGGAATTGGAACTGCAAGGTATGGAGGGCGGTCCAGGAGCACAAACCAATCATCTTCATCGGCCCTCTGGGCTTGAGGCATACTACGATCCATCGACTTCTCTTCCTCATATCTTTCCTCAACGTTGACTTCCTGCCCGAGTGTCCCTTCCTCTACCACTCCAACCCAGTTTGtgaccaccaccccctcctcttgcTTCTCCACCTTACTAGTCTGCCACTggccctcctctatctccccctgccGTCGCCAGCTCTCCTCCACAATAGTGACTCGCTTCCGTGTCCTGCGCTCCACCCTTTTCACCTCAGACACTGAGCAGGTGCTGATGCCGCCTGTTCCCTCGCCCTGCAGCATCTGACGTTCCTCGTCCTGTGCTCCGTCTGGCAGCAAGCCCTTCAGGAACACCTCCTTTatctgctcctccagctcgtCCTCAGTCTTAACCATCTCCTTTAAggactccacctcctcctcatcctcccccaaGTCCATCTTTTCCACCTCTTTGTCTGACTgatcctctctctgctgcctggTGTCTTCCGGCTCTTTGAGaacttctccctctttctccccctcctccccgatATCCATTGGTTCTACCACTTCTTCCTGCTCCCTGATCTCtaccctcccttcttcctcctggtcctcctccccGACCACCTCAgcctttccctcttcctccgaCGCCAcgccttccttctcctcttccgcCTCCTTTGCCCTCAATTCCACCTCCAACACTTCCTGGATCCTCCCCTCTAACTGGTCGACCTCCTGAAGCCGAGCTTCCAGCTCCAgcacctccctcagcctctcctccacctcctccacctccctcagctTATCCACCAGCACCACTCCCTCCCGCAGCCTCTCCATAACCTCCTCCCTGGACcgaggctcctcctcctgctcctgcctCGCCTCTCTGGCCCCCTGCTGCTCACTGCCCTGGGGCTGGAGTGGCGCAGGGGGGGAGACTGGAGGAACAACTTCAGTGAcaacttctcttctctcctctcgtctctcaaTGATGTTCACCTCAGTTCGCGTTGAGATAGTGTCTTTTGTGACACGCTCCACCGAAGCAACTAGTGCACAGAGAATTAGAATCCTTATACACAACACAAGGGCAACTGAGGAGTATTAGCATTGAAAGCACGTAGCTTCTGTTTTGCAGCCATGCGAAGCATAGTAATATAGTAATACCTGGAGGTACATATGATGGTTCTCTTGGAATCACATCCAATAGCACAAACCAGTCATCTTCCATCTCCTTCACTGGTGGTGGATGGATCATTTCTACCCTGGCCTGCTCTTGCGGTATTTCTCTCTGTTGCGGTACAACTTCTGTTGCGGTATGAGAGCACAAAATGGCTGACGGCAATTAGCATACAAAGCACAAGGGAGGTGTAGTTCTTTGGTCTGGACAAAGCGACCATGGGCAGGGATTACATCTGCTTTACCTGATGGCATTACAGATGATACTCTGGGATCAACACCAAGCAGGATAAACCAGTCGTCGACTCTCTGAGGTAGCGTCGAGGCTGGTTTCTCCTGTATCTCCGGAGGTAGGCTCTCCCCTTCCAGCTCAAGCTGTATCTCTTCAGCTAcaacctcccttctctcctctgtctgctcAGCGGTCGTCACGTCAGTCCCAGCAGAGGGGCTGACCGCAGGATGTCTCTGAGCACCCTGCTCAAATGATGCTAAAACAAACGCACACCAAATTCCAGAAGACCGTCGGCTACATGGTCACTGGAGTTATCCATAGCCATAAAACGAGTACTTTGTAATACTAGTTATATTTAATGACAGTTCATTCTACAGCAGCTAAATCAAGAGGTTTGGTTAGTTTTTGCAGAGGGTGTGCCTGTTAGCAATTTTGATAAGCCAGTGTTTGGAGAGAGGGGTAAAGCTGGTATTTCCTAAAAGGAATCTGTGATAACAGCTTCAAGCAAACAAGAGGCACAAACCTGGAAGAACTGGAACTGCAAGGTATGGAGGGCGGTCCAGGAGCACAAACCAATCATCTTCATCGGCCCTCTGGGCTTGAGGCATACTACGATCCATCGACTTCTCTTCCTCATATCTTTCCTCAACGTTGACTTCCTGCCTGAGTGTCCCTTCCTCTACCACTCCAACCAAGTTCatgaccaccaccccctcctcttgcTTCTCCACCTTACTAGTCTGCCACtggccctgctccctctccccctgccgtCGCCAGGTCTCCTCCACAATAGTGACTCGCTTCCGTGTCCTGCGCTCCACCCTTTTCACCTCAGACACTGAGCAGGTGCTGATGCCGCCTGTTCCCTCGCCCTGCCGCCCCTCGCCCTGCGGCGTCTGGCGTTCCTCGTCCTGCGCTCCGTCTGGCATCAAGCCCTTCAGGAACACCTCCTTTatctgctcctccagctcgtCCTCAGTCTCAACAATGTCCTTTAAggactccacctcctcctcatcctcccccaaGTCCATCTTTTCTACCTCTTTGTCTGCCTCTTTCTGCTGCCTGGTGTCTTCCGGCTCTTTGAgaacttctcctccctctttctccccctcctcccctatatCCATCGGTTCTACTACTACTTCCTGGTCTCTAATCTCTACCACCCCCTCTTCCAGtaactctccctccatctctttctcctcccgtGGCCTGATCGCAGCTACTGCATCTTCCTCCGCATCCTCCTCTCCCAAATCTATCGGCTCTATCGCTTCTTCCGCGGCCCTCCCCTCATGCTGCTCCTTGATCTCTAAcctcccttcttcttcctcGACCACCTCAgcctttccctcttcctccgaCACCACGCCTTCCTTCTCCTCGTGCCCCTCCTGTGGCCTAAATTCCACCTCCAACACTTCCTGGATCCTCCCCTCTAACTGGTCGACCTCCTGAAGCCGAGCTTccagctccaccacctccctcagcctctcctccacctcctccgcctccctcagcctctcctccacatcctccgcctccctcagcctctcctccacatcctccgcctccctcagcctctcctccacatcctccgcctccctcagcctctcctccgcctccctcagCTTATCCACCAGCACCACTCCCTTCCGCAGcctctccatcacctcctccctggaccgaggctcctcctcctcctcctgcctcgcCTCTCTGGCCCCCTGCTCCTCACTGCCCTGGGGCTGGAGTGGCGCAGGGGGGGAGACTGGAGGAACCAGAGGCATGTTGTCAGTACTTTAGACAGGACTAGTGGTGAAGACTTGCCAGGTGGTAGGTACTAGCTATATTCAGCGTCAGCATATTTGATAGGCGTGTAAGAACTCACATGGTGGAGTGTATGAACGCTCGTAGGAAGACGCGTCATCGGTGCGGTCAAGCTCCCGGAACCAATCATCACGTTGATTGAGTCGTGGTTGTAACAACCTGTCAAGTTTGTCAAGCTTTGCGGAGCTGGGTTTGGCTGGAGACGTCACAGAAAcacctatttttttttttgaagggTAGACTAGAATTTGTATGCATTCTTGTGCTATAGGTGCCACCCATTCATTTGATGGCTTTTACACCTAGGTTAAATGAAATGCAGGGTCACAATTCAACACTTTTAAAAGACGCCGAGGCAGAACCTGAAACATAAAATATACCTGTCGTAGGGTAGCGATACCGAAGAGATGTCGTAGGGTCAGGAATAAAGGGAAGAGAGGGCCGTCGACGTAGCAGTAAAtaccactcctcttcctcctcctcaccttcctcctcctccactctcccctgCTGCAGCGCATCAGACGCCCGTCCCTCCCCTGATTGGCTGATAGTTTGAGTGACAGCCTGTCCTTTCTCAGTTCCCTCCCACGTCTGGGTGACTGTTTGGACAGACTGCTCCCGAGCTGTGAATAGAATATGTGGATGATCCTGAGAGAGATCATATCAGGCCATGGCAGCATTCTGGCGGTCTTTCAGACCCCGGCTTTGACGGTGGCCGCTACATGTAGCAGTTATTATGCTCTGTAAACCGAAGCTCGCACAAAGCACATGAAAGGAGTAGCAGCATGCTTATTTGAAGATTCACACAGTCGAGCCCTGCAGGAGACGGCCCCGGTGTCCGCAGAGCCACAAGCAAGACCAACGACGCGGCTGAAATGGGACAGATGACTTCCGCGCCGGCGAATTTCAAAAGGGCTGAATCGGAACGTTCCGGCGTAGTCACAGGACGACTCGTTCCAGCGGGTCAGCGTTCAAGAGCGGGGGGGGTGCACACATAACAGGAGGACCGAACGCTGGTCCCAGACCTGGGCGTCTTCAGTTGCAGAAACGGCAGCCTGTTTGGAGAAGCTCATGGTCTTGGCGGGAAAGCGCAAGCAAACGAGCGTTAGGTCATCGGCGAGACGCGACGCAACAGAACAAGGCCAAAAAAAAAGAGCTGAGAAGCTAATGTTAGCGATGGGCGCAGTTGGGTGTGACAGAGATTGAGACGGCGTTGTGAAGAGCCGCTCTGCCAGACAGAACCGTCCATGATAACCGGACCCGCCCTGGGGTTAGACGGGGGGGCGGGTGACCAGCTCAGGAGAGGCCGGTGACCCAAGGTGACCCCAGTGTCGGGGCCGCAGCGATGACACCCACAGGGTGAGGGTAAGCGTGGCAACAGAGAGAAACATCAACAGAAGCGTTTCAAAACAAGCCGAAGTGCAGCGACCAAGTCCAATGAGGGTCCACACGGTACCTGAGGATGGGCTGGGCCGTGGTCGCTCTGATTCCAGCAATAGGAACCAATCATCCAGCTCAGTCCTGTTTGGGGTTGAGAGCTGCAGGCTTTGGGAAGAATCGTCCTCAACGGCTACAAGAGTGGGAGAGGTAACGTACAGGATGGTCCTGTGGCCTtaaacgcacgcacgcacacacacagacaaacgcacacacactaacctccGTCGATGGTGCGGGACAGCCTCTTGCTGGCGGAGCGCGTGAAGCGCGGGGCGGGGCGGTCGATCATGGAGCTGGCGTGgcgggtctgggcctgggtgcGCCCGCTGTAACGGAACTTGGAGCCCAGCCCCAGGAAGCGGCGGGACGACGGCGGCTCCACCGTGGACACCCTGCGGGAACATGACCAAACGACTCAGCCAAAAGCGGGAACCCTCCACCACGCCTTCCTGTACCGACGGGGCTCAACTCGAGCCGCCGTGACGGGCCAGACCGACGAGGCGAATCACCGTGACCGAGGTGAAGCGTCCAGCTGTAAACCTCAGTCACGTTCCTCCAATGTCACGGTGCCAGCCGCTCGGACGAGGTGGCCGGTGTCACGTAACGAGATTACGCCGACCTCCAGGTGCCTCCGTGACATGTCACATAACATGTCACGTAGGCGAGACCTTAAGAGATTTCATTCTGGGCCTCGGGACACACAGCGGGTGCTACGTGGAGATACCGTCGATGGTTTAAATGGCCACGCTGCCTAATAGAATTACTCCATGAGAGGTTAagccgcgggggggggggggctattagCCAATTAGCATCAGGGTCGCCTGAGAAGGGGCCTCTGTTGTCAGGCAGGTCAAGGGGAGGGGGCATGGCCTCACCTGAAGAAGGTGTGGTTCTCCACAGACACCTTCCACAGCTTCTTGGAGGCTTTGTAGTTGGGCAGCTTGAAGCCAATGGTGCTCTCGTACTGCTCCTGCTGCAGGGGAGGGGACACAAGCGTCACATGACTCGTCCTCTTACCCCAGTTCTTACCACATCCTCATGTGGTAAGAATCCACA comes from Hypomesus transpacificus isolate Combined female chromosome 2, fHypTra1, whole genome shotgun sequence and encodes:
- the LOC124472933 gene encoding uncharacterized protein LOC124472933 isoform X14, which produces MVILLTKFIFDLINYLTFSPPWIWLVCLNHGSDGLFNLRCLPVWTFVATMTTEASAVSEADTEGKQKASPEPEPENNQKPEAAAAAAEAGAEGEEPSDKAQEKASGPGPADGASSPTEEEQLKPRTRTSAGRGLSRLFSSFLKRRSQCSEGEGFEAEKASEEKADKEKAEEKADKGKVEEVKVEEEEGKEAKEGKKDGKEEKKEEKKVKKSEKAEKKDEKTSQSEKEDKGDKKKEKTKVEVKEEKTEEAKKTDVEKGESSKEKKPEEDKEQKECKKKEDTKRKKEEEKAKRKAEEKAKEEEKAKKKEEEKAKDEEKAKKKEEEKAKKEEEEKKKEAEKAKKKEEEEKKKEAEKAKRKEEERLRDEEKAKRKAEEKAREEEKAKKKEEEKAKKKEEEKKKEEDKLKKREEEKAKVEEKATKKAEEERAKKEEDEKAKQKEEEEKAKKEEEEKAKKQEEKEKAKKEEEKKKEEEEEAAAKKKEEEKAKKLAEEKAKEDEEKAKKEEEEKEKKQKEEKEKAKQGKDQKGEKKEAKGKKKKRKSKGRREEKPEVSTQEPVKAPIAAPEPELKAEAEKDPDQISLSSTEIQPVQEEATEEAVQEAAPVEKKKEEEDAVKGVEEPEKAEQKEEEEEDEEAKESSESSQEGGEDEEEEQEKKPKDKKKTAVESKPSKRPRTMQCKVTLLDDNVFECELDKHAKGQELFAKVCDHLNLLEKDYYGVAVWETPTVRTWLDPNKEIRKQVPGATYDFTFNVKFYPPDPAQLSEDLTRYYLCLQLRKDIMNGSLPCSFVTLALLGSYTAQSELGEYDPEVHGEHYVKELRLAPGQSKELEEKVMELHRTYRSMSPAQADMMFLENAKKLSMYGVDLHQAKDLEGVDIMLGVCSGGLMVYKDKLRINRFPWPKVLKISYKRSSFFIKIRPSEQEQYESTIGFKLPNYKASKKLWKVSVENHTFFRVSTVEPPSSRRFLGLGSKFRYSGRTQAQTRHASSMIDRPAPRFTRSASKRLSRTIDGAVEDDSSQSLQLSTPNRTELDDWFLLLESERPRPSPSSAREQSVQTVTQTWEGTEKGQAVTQTISQSGEGRASDALQQGRVEEEEGEEEEEEWYLLLRRRPSLPFIPDPTTSLRYRYPTTGVSVTSPAKPSSAKLDKLDRLLQPRLNQRDDWFRELDRTDDASSYERSYTPPFSPPAPLQPQGSEEQGAREARQEEEEEPRSREEVMERLRKGVVLVDKLREAEERLREAEDVEERLREAEDVEERLREAEDVEERLREAEEVEERLREVVELEARLQEVDQLEGRIQEVLEVEFRPQEGHEEKEGVVSEEEGKAEVVEEEEGRLEIKEQHEGRAAEEAIEPIDLGEEDAEEDAVAAIRPREEKEMEGELLEEGVVEIRDQEVVVEPMDIGEEGEKEGGEVLKEPEDTRQQKEADKEVEKMDLGEDEEEVESLKDIVETEDELEEQIKEVFLKGLMPDGAQDEERQTPQGEGRQGEGTGGISTCSVSEVKRVERRTRKRVTIVEESWRRQGEIEEGQWQTSKVEKQEEGVVVTNWVGVVEEGTLGQEVNVEERYEEEKSMDRSMPQAQRADEDDWFVLLDRPPYLAVPIPPASFEQGAQRHPAVSPSAGTDVTTAEQTEERREVVAEEIQLELEEMQEKPAQTLPQRVDDWFILLGVVPRSVMPSVSVDQRVRVSPKKTVSMMEELEAETREVTVEVIELQKPAERRPSEIAPPLPLRAMEDDWFVLLDVVSRELTHVAPAALVEPVAEDTISTLTEVNVIERREERREVVTEEREIPQEQARPEMIHPQPVREMEDDWFVPLDVIPREPSYVPPVASVERVTEDAISRVVEERREVVVKEIKLQEEEDTLVLETTRSQPVVERDDDWFELVDVVPEEPVYVPPVVPEERVQVSRVVTETVSVVETVTIEKTILKKAQIVDESFQTESPPVQRSPPTERREGDDWFVLFEAFRDEASVSPPVGLDERVVVSTIEPEPRVATVEVESLPQETVAPPLARPQETGPPQPLRELEDDWFVLLDVAPKVSAVAPAVVPAVVSVQHEMGPVDVQPIRRVQIVEETIQLEQRVVSQPTPREVDDDWFILLDRVPVETMTFVPAAREVVEERTLVIEETGWKEEKVLVGVESYQPEVVAVQRTPPVEREEGDDWFVLLNAIREEPPRIPEVSEVRPGYTAGVRTLEQRVRETVTTVEEIPQEIPTQRVPQPQRDVEDDWFILLEVALEESAVQKRLQISPDIPPMVKAPTIEPRLTAPDEKRPMLEKRILEERQPQAQREVVDDWFVLLDVDSVVSTQRGARPVSAPVFSQAALMEAGIPMTPLEQPQTSTPISRPGRPEDRKLEVTVEAVEPSRPDGEVKKRARRIEGDSIYIRHSLLMLEEFEKPQEDLLRHHASISELKRNFMQSVPEQRPSEWDKRLSTHSPFRSAGVNGQSLAGADGSVCFTPVRDESPTRAVQEAGLSVGGALLPDPNMTPNAGGPYGAQSHNAPEGAESGDEDEGVVSGNNLVPIVEVELARLHNPHNPYQPSCPAVEEEVEEVEVVEEEDTDPSLEQSVRIAGASHASYFVGGGPQVIRCFKPPLVQTHTVTISDSSNSLPAGTTTRVVPIVQTQSKTITYESAQVETDGIDGNKDGVSLASMQTITSDTTSGTTVTTTTTHISKVVKGGSSETRVEKRIVITADSETVEQEQGSDGGADSM